The following proteins come from a genomic window of Gallus gallus isolate bGalGal1 chromosome 22, bGalGal1.mat.broiler.GRCg7b, whole genome shotgun sequence:
- the TM2D2 gene encoding TM2 domain-containing protein 2 — MAPRRGGSLGYALLCGQAVLLLGNLLLLHGASRGLPHNGSEPEAPGSEPAAATWAYSDPRAPLVLCTYLPEEFVECDEPVDHGGNATAQQELGHGCVKFGGQAHGDVDHTRVQCRALDGIECAEPRSFLRGSRPCVRYTGHYFITTLLYSFFLGCFGVDRFCLGHTGTAVGKLLTLGGLGIWWFVDLILLITGGLMPSDGSNWCTVY; from the exons ATGGCGCCGCGGCGCGGCGGGTCGCTGGGCTACGCGCTACTGTGcgggcaggctgtgctgctgctcggcaacctgctgctgctgcacggcGCCTCGCGCGGCCTCCCACACAACGGCAGCGAGCCCGAGGCGCCGGGCTCTGAGCCGGCTGCTGCCACCTGGGCCTACAGCGACCCGCGGGCGCCACTCGTCCTCTGCACGTACCT CCCCGAGGAGTTCGTGGAGTGCGACGAGCCCGTGGACCACGGCGGGAACGCGACGGcgcagcaggagctgggccaCGGCTGCGTGAAG TTCGGCGGGCAGGCACACGGCGATGTGGACCACACTCGGGTGCAGTGCCGGGCCCTGGACGGCATCGAGTGTGCTGAGCCGCGGAGCTTCCTGCGGGGCAGCCGGCCCTGCGTCAG GTACACCGGCCATTACTTCATCACTACTTTGCTCTACTCATTTTTCCTGGGCTGCTTCGGAGTGGATCGCTTCTGCCTCGGCCACACAGGCACCgctgtgggaaagctgctgACTCTGGGGGGTCTCGGGATCTGGTGGTTTGTGGATCTGATTCTCCTCATCACTGGGGGGTTAATGCCCAGCGATGGCAGCAATTGGTGCACTGTGTACTGA
- the ADAM9 gene encoding disintegrin and metalloproteinase domain-containing protein 9 isoform X2 — MGGVCFPGPSFSACRCVSCGACCGRSVHQGFQEISQLSSYEVIIPQKLGRERRETSNASSTQDKVSYAIEIEGKEYTIHLEKNKDLLPKDFTVYTYNKEGKLQSEYPDVQDHCYYQGYVEGILDSVVAVSTCSGLRGLVTIGNVTYGIEPMDSSSGSEHIVYSLDNVKKEPSMCGVMTEGHEEGEHTGENHHPSMTQLLRKKRAILHQTRYVELFIVVDKEKFEDFGKSETEVREHMVQLANFLDSMYIMLNIHIVLVGLEIWKYENIISTDGGAGDVLANFVQWREKNLVLRRRHDSAQFVLKKGFGGTAGMAYVGTVCSKSHAGGINVFGKISIQMFASIMAHELGHNLGMNHDDERVCHCGASSCIMSSGASGSRNFSSCSAEDFEKLTLNKGGSCLLNVPRPDETYSIPYCGNKLVDMGEECDCGSPKECENDPCCEPGTCRLRPTAECAYGDCCKNCRILPGGTECRASNNECDLPEYCNGTSQFCQPDFTVQNGHPCHNEEAYCYNGVCQYYDAQCQDIFGSKAKAAPNICFAKVNSKGDRFGNCGFHGHDYKKCSSWNAMCGKLQCENVETMPVFGIKPAIIRTPSDGTTCWGVDFQLGSDVPDPGMVNEGTKCDNGKVCRHFQCVSASVLNYDCDVEKQCHGHGVCNNNRNCHCEPGWAPPFCNTKGYGGSIDSGPPYNDKDNSLRNGLLVFFFLVLPLLIAAALAFARRDRLKRWFRRLMSRCHSSLQSPPPRTEAEPRDFPRRGVPHGMPYPSRGVPMDMEPNTFPVPSYPINQHPQQAYRQSYYPSPQYQALQPQKLPARPPPPQQKSVPQGPPPSQQKCLPQGHYFPSRPAPLPPK, encoded by the exons ATGGGCGGTGTGTGTTTCCCTGGCCCGTCTTTTTCTGCTTGTAGGTGCGTGTCCTGCGGTGCATGCTGTGGTAGGAGCGTTCATCAAG GTTTCCAGGAGATATCCCAGTTGTCTTCCTATGAAGTTATAATCCCACAGAAGTTAGGAAGAGAGCGGCGAGAGACCTCCAATGCCTCCTCAACACAG GACAAGGTGTCATATGCTATTGagatagaaggaaaagaatacaCAATCCACCTGGAAAAGAACAA AGATTTGCTACCCAAAGATTTTACAGTTTATACCTATAATAAGGAGGGGAAGTTGCAATCTGAATACCCAGATGTCCAG GATCACTGCTATTACCAGGGATACGTGGAGGGGATCCTGGACTCTGTTGTTGCTGTCAGCACTTGCTCGGGGCTCAG GGGTTTGGTGACAATAGGGAACGTCACCTATGGGATTGAGCCCATGGATTCGTCCTCTGGCTCTGAACACATCGTGTATTCATTGGATAATGTGAAGAAAGAGCCCTCGATGTGTGGAGTAATGACTGAAGGCCATGAAGAGGGGGAACATACAGGAGAAAATCACCATCCTAGTATGACTCAGCTGCTACGA aaaaaaagagccatCCTACACCAAACAAGATATGTGGAGCTATTCATAGTTGTGGATAAAGAAAAG TTTGAAGATTTTGGGAAAAGTGAAACAGAAGTAAGAGAACATATGGTGCAATTGGCAAACTTCCTCGACAGT atgTACATAATGTTGAACATCCACATCGTGCTGGTTGGCCTAGAGATTTGGAAGTATGAGAACATCATTAGCACAGATGGAGGTGCTGGTGATGTGCTGGCAAACTTTGTGCAGTGGCGAGAGAAGAACCTTGTTTTGCGCCGGAGGCATGACAGTGCCCAGTTTGTTCT GAAGAAGGGGTTTGGTGGAACAGCTGGAATGGCCTATGTTGGAACAGTGTGCTCCAAGAGCCACGCAGGAGGCATTAATGTG TTCGGAAAAATCAGTATACAGATGTTTGCTTCAATTATGGCTCATGAGCTGGGACATAACCTGGGGATGAACCATGATGATGAAAGGGTCTGTCACTGTGGAGCAAGCAGTTGCATTATGAGCTCTGGAGCATC AGGATCAAGGaacttcagcagctgcagtgcagaagacTTTGAGAAGCTGACCCTCAACAAAGGGGGAAGCTGCCTGCTTAACGTTCCCAGGCCTGATGAAACCTATAGCATCCCCTACTGTGGGAACAAGCTGGTCGACATGGGGGAGGAATGTGACTGTGGGTCACCGAAG GAATGTGAAAATGATCCTTGCTGTGAACCAGGCACATGTCGGCTCCGACCCACTGCTGAATGTGCTTATGGAGACTGCTGTAAAAACTGTCGG ATCCTTCCTGGTGGAACTGAGTGTCGGGCGAGTAACAACGAGTGTGACCTTCCAGAGTACTGCAATGGCACATCCCAGTTCTGCCAGCCTGACTTCACCGTCCAGAATGGCCACCCCTGCCACAATGAGGAAGCATACTGCTACAATGGTGTCTGCCAGTACTATGATGCACAGTGCCAGGATATATTTGGCTCAA aagccAAAGCTGCCCCCAACATTTGTTTTGCTAAAGTGAATTCCAAGGGTGACAGATTTGGCAACTGTGGTTTCCATGGCCATGACTACAAGAAATGTTCCAGCTG GAATGCCATGTGTGGGAAGCTGCAATGTGAAAATGTGGAGACTATGCCTGTGTTTGGAATTAAGCCTGCCATTATCCGGACTCCCAGTGATGGCACCACTTGTTGGGGTGTAGATTTCCAGCTGGGCTCTGATGTCCCTGATCCAGGAATGGTGAATGAAGGCACCAAATGTGATAATGGAAAG GTCTGTAGGCACTTCCAGTGTGTGAGTGCTTCTGTTCTGAACTATGACTGCGATGTGGAAAAGCAGTGTCATGGACATGGG GTGTGCAACAACAACCGGAACTGTCACTGTGAGCCAGGCTGGGCCCCTCCTTTCTGCAATACTAAAGGCTATGGAGGGAGTATTGACAGTGGACCTCCCTACAATG ACAAAGACAACTCATTGAGAAATGGGctgctggtattttttttcctggtccTACCACTCCTTATAGCTGCTGCTTTGGCATTTGCAAGGAGAGACCGACTGAAACGATGGTTTAGAAGGTTAATGTCACGTTGCCACTC GTCACTTCAGTCACCACCTCCTAGAACAGAAGCAGAACCAAGAGATTTCCCTCGCAGAGGCGTTCCACATGGCATGCCTTACCCTTCAAGAGGTGTACCCATG GACATGGAGCCAAATACCTTTCCTGTGCCATCCTACCCCATTAACCAGCATCCCCAGCAGGCGTACCGCCAGTCCTACTACCCATCTCCGCAGTACCAGGCCCTGCAGCCACAGAAGCTGCCTGCAAG GCCGCCTCCTCCCCAGCAGAAATCTGTACCTCAGGGACCTCCTCCATCACAGCAGAAGTGTTTACCTCAGGGACATTACTTTCCTTCTCGACCAGCACCTTTGCCCCCCAAATAG
- the ADAM9 gene encoding disintegrin and metalloproteinase domain-containing protein 9 isoform X1: MGGVCFPGPSFSACRCVSCGACCGRSVHQGFQEISQLSSYEVIIPQKLGRERRETSNASSTQDKVSYAIEIEGKEYTIHLEKNKDLLPKDFTVYTYNKEGKLQSEYPDVQDHCYYQGYVEGILDSVVAVSTCSGLRGLVTIGNVTYGIEPMDSSSGSEHIVYSLDNVKKEPSMCGVMTEGHEEGEHTGENHHPSMTQLLRKKRAILHQTRYVELFIVVDKEKFEDFGKSETEVREHMVQLANFLDSMYIMLNIHIVLVGLEIWKYENIISTDGGAGDVLANFVQWREKNLVLRRRHDSAQFVLKKGFGGTAGMAYVGTVCSKSHAGGINVFGKISIQMFASIMAHELGHNLGMNHDDERVCHCGASSCIMSSGASGSRNFSSCSAEDFEKLTLNKGGSCLLNVPRPDETYSIPYCGNKLVDMGEECDCGSPKECENDPCCEPGTCRLRPTAECAYGDCCKNCRILPGGTECRASNNECDLPEYCNGTSQFCQPDFTVQNGHPCHNEEAYCYNGVCQYYDAQCQDIFGSKAKAAPNICFAKVNSKGDRFGNCGFHGHDYKKCSSWNAMCGKLQCENVETMPVFGIKPAIIRTPSDGTTCWGVDFQLGSDVPDPGMVNEGTKCDNGKVCRHFQCVSASVLNYDCDVEKQCHGHGVCNNNRNCHCEPGWAPPFCNTKGYGGSIDSGPPYNDSMLRLVVNTNVVPAPNILRYRRQIHHKETGRDRDKDNSLRNGLLVFFFLVLPLLIAAALAFARRDRLKRWFRRLMSRCHSSLQSPPPRTEAEPRDFPRRGVPHGMPYPSRGVPMDMEPNTFPVPSYPINQHPQQAYRQSYYPSPQYQALQPQKLPARPPPPQQKSVPQGPPPSQQKCLPQGHYFPSRPAPLPPK; the protein is encoded by the exons ATGGGCGGTGTGTGTTTCCCTGGCCCGTCTTTTTCTGCTTGTAGGTGCGTGTCCTGCGGTGCATGCTGTGGTAGGAGCGTTCATCAAG GTTTCCAGGAGATATCCCAGTTGTCTTCCTATGAAGTTATAATCCCACAGAAGTTAGGAAGAGAGCGGCGAGAGACCTCCAATGCCTCCTCAACACAG GACAAGGTGTCATATGCTATTGagatagaaggaaaagaatacaCAATCCACCTGGAAAAGAACAA AGATTTGCTACCCAAAGATTTTACAGTTTATACCTATAATAAGGAGGGGAAGTTGCAATCTGAATACCCAGATGTCCAG GATCACTGCTATTACCAGGGATACGTGGAGGGGATCCTGGACTCTGTTGTTGCTGTCAGCACTTGCTCGGGGCTCAG GGGTTTGGTGACAATAGGGAACGTCACCTATGGGATTGAGCCCATGGATTCGTCCTCTGGCTCTGAACACATCGTGTATTCATTGGATAATGTGAAGAAAGAGCCCTCGATGTGTGGAGTAATGACTGAAGGCCATGAAGAGGGGGAACATACAGGAGAAAATCACCATCCTAGTATGACTCAGCTGCTACGA aaaaaaagagccatCCTACACCAAACAAGATATGTGGAGCTATTCATAGTTGTGGATAAAGAAAAG TTTGAAGATTTTGGGAAAAGTGAAACAGAAGTAAGAGAACATATGGTGCAATTGGCAAACTTCCTCGACAGT atgTACATAATGTTGAACATCCACATCGTGCTGGTTGGCCTAGAGATTTGGAAGTATGAGAACATCATTAGCACAGATGGAGGTGCTGGTGATGTGCTGGCAAACTTTGTGCAGTGGCGAGAGAAGAACCTTGTTTTGCGCCGGAGGCATGACAGTGCCCAGTTTGTTCT GAAGAAGGGGTTTGGTGGAACAGCTGGAATGGCCTATGTTGGAACAGTGTGCTCCAAGAGCCACGCAGGAGGCATTAATGTG TTCGGAAAAATCAGTATACAGATGTTTGCTTCAATTATGGCTCATGAGCTGGGACATAACCTGGGGATGAACCATGATGATGAAAGGGTCTGTCACTGTGGAGCAAGCAGTTGCATTATGAGCTCTGGAGCATC AGGATCAAGGaacttcagcagctgcagtgcagaagacTTTGAGAAGCTGACCCTCAACAAAGGGGGAAGCTGCCTGCTTAACGTTCCCAGGCCTGATGAAACCTATAGCATCCCCTACTGTGGGAACAAGCTGGTCGACATGGGGGAGGAATGTGACTGTGGGTCACCGAAG GAATGTGAAAATGATCCTTGCTGTGAACCAGGCACATGTCGGCTCCGACCCACTGCTGAATGTGCTTATGGAGACTGCTGTAAAAACTGTCGG ATCCTTCCTGGTGGAACTGAGTGTCGGGCGAGTAACAACGAGTGTGACCTTCCAGAGTACTGCAATGGCACATCCCAGTTCTGCCAGCCTGACTTCACCGTCCAGAATGGCCACCCCTGCCACAATGAGGAAGCATACTGCTACAATGGTGTCTGCCAGTACTATGATGCACAGTGCCAGGATATATTTGGCTCAA aagccAAAGCTGCCCCCAACATTTGTTTTGCTAAAGTGAATTCCAAGGGTGACAGATTTGGCAACTGTGGTTTCCATGGCCATGACTACAAGAAATGTTCCAGCTG GAATGCCATGTGTGGGAAGCTGCAATGTGAAAATGTGGAGACTATGCCTGTGTTTGGAATTAAGCCTGCCATTATCCGGACTCCCAGTGATGGCACCACTTGTTGGGGTGTAGATTTCCAGCTGGGCTCTGATGTCCCTGATCCAGGAATGGTGAATGAAGGCACCAAATGTGATAATGGAAAG GTCTGTAGGCACTTCCAGTGTGTGAGTGCTTCTGTTCTGAACTATGACTGCGATGTGGAAAAGCAGTGTCATGGACATGGG GTGTGCAACAACAACCGGAACTGTCACTGTGAGCCAGGCTGGGCCCCTCCTTTCTGCAATACTAAAGGCTATGGAGGGAGTATTGACAGTGGACCTCCCTACAATG ACAGCATGCTTCGTTTGGTAGTAAATACAAATGTAGTCCCTGCCCCAAACATCTTACGGTATAGAAGACAGATACACCATAAAGAAACGGGGAGAGACAGAG ACAAAGACAACTCATTGAGAAATGGGctgctggtattttttttcctggtccTACCACTCCTTATAGCTGCTGCTTTGGCATTTGCAAGGAGAGACCGACTGAAACGATGGTTTAGAAGGTTAATGTCACGTTGCCACTC GTCACTTCAGTCACCACCTCCTAGAACAGAAGCAGAACCAAGAGATTTCCCTCGCAGAGGCGTTCCACATGGCATGCCTTACCCTTCAAGAGGTGTACCCATG GACATGGAGCCAAATACCTTTCCTGTGCCATCCTACCCCATTAACCAGCATCCCCAGCAGGCGTACCGCCAGTCCTACTACCCATCTCCGCAGTACCAGGCCCTGCAGCCACAGAAGCTGCCTGCAAG GCCGCCTCCTCCCCAGCAGAAATCTGTACCTCAGGGACCTCCTCCATCACAGCAGAAGTGTTTACCTCAGGGACATTACTTTCCTTCTCGACCAGCACCTTTGCCCCCCAAATAG
- the ADAM9 gene encoding disintegrin and metalloproteinase domain-containing protein 9 precursor produces MARAARSCLCRLLLLLLLLAAPALPGPAGFQEISQLSSYEVIIPQKLGRERRETSNASSTQDKVSYAIEIEGKEYTIHLEKNKDLLPKDFTVYTYNKEGKLQSEYPDVQDHCYYQGYVEGILDSVVAVSTCSGLRGLVTIGNVTYGIEPMDSSSGSEHIVYSLDNVKKEPSMCGVMTEGHEEGEHTGENHHPSMTQLLRKKRAILHQTRYVELFIVVDKEKFEDFGKSETEVREHMVQLANFLDSMYIMLNIHIVLVGLEIWKYENIISTDGGAGDVLANFVQWREKNLVLRRRHDSAQFVLKKGFGGTAGMAYVGTVCSKSHAGGINVFGKISIQMFASIMAHELGHNLGMNHDDERVCHCGASSCIMSSGASGSRNFSSCSAEDFEKLTLNKGGSCLLNVPRPDETYSIPYCGNKLVDMGEECDCGSPKECENDPCCEPGTCRLRPTAECAYGDCCKNCRILPGGTECRASNNECDLPEYCNGTSQFCQPDFTVQNGHPCHNEEAYCYNGVCQYYDAQCQDIFGSKAKAAPNICFAKVNSKGDRFGNCGFHGHDYKKCSSWNAMCGKLQCENVETMPVFGIKPAIIRTPSDGTTCWGVDFQLGSDVPDPGMVNEGTKCDNGKVCRHFQCVSASVLNYDCDVEKQCHGHGVCNNNRNCHCEPGWAPPFCNTKGYGGSIDSGPPYNDKDNSLRNGLLVFFFLVLPLLIAAALAFARRDRLKRWFRRLMSRCHSSLQSPPPRTEAEPRDFPRRGVPHGMPYPSRGVPMDMEPNTFPVPSYPINQHPQQAYRQSYYPSPQYQALQPQKLPARPPPPQQKSVPQGPPPSQQKCLPQGHYFPSRPAPLPPK; encoded by the exons ATGGCTCGGGCGGCGCGGAGCTGCCTctgccgcctcctcctcctgctgctgttgctggcCGCGCCCGCGCTGCCGGGCCCTGCGG GTTTCCAGGAGATATCCCAGTTGTCTTCCTATGAAGTTATAATCCCACAGAAGTTAGGAAGAGAGCGGCGAGAGACCTCCAATGCCTCCTCAACACAG GACAAGGTGTCATATGCTATTGagatagaaggaaaagaatacaCAATCCACCTGGAAAAGAACAA AGATTTGCTACCCAAAGATTTTACAGTTTATACCTATAATAAGGAGGGGAAGTTGCAATCTGAATACCCAGATGTCCAG GATCACTGCTATTACCAGGGATACGTGGAGGGGATCCTGGACTCTGTTGTTGCTGTCAGCACTTGCTCGGGGCTCAG GGGTTTGGTGACAATAGGGAACGTCACCTATGGGATTGAGCCCATGGATTCGTCCTCTGGCTCTGAACACATCGTGTATTCATTGGATAATGTGAAGAAAGAGCCCTCGATGTGTGGAGTAATGACTGAAGGCCATGAAGAGGGGGAACATACAGGAGAAAATCACCATCCTAGTATGACTCAGCTGCTACGA aaaaaaagagccatCCTACACCAAACAAGATATGTGGAGCTATTCATAGTTGTGGATAAAGAAAAG TTTGAAGATTTTGGGAAAAGTGAAACAGAAGTAAGAGAACATATGGTGCAATTGGCAAACTTCCTCGACAGT atgTACATAATGTTGAACATCCACATCGTGCTGGTTGGCCTAGAGATTTGGAAGTATGAGAACATCATTAGCACAGATGGAGGTGCTGGTGATGTGCTGGCAAACTTTGTGCAGTGGCGAGAGAAGAACCTTGTTTTGCGCCGGAGGCATGACAGTGCCCAGTTTGTTCT GAAGAAGGGGTTTGGTGGAACAGCTGGAATGGCCTATGTTGGAACAGTGTGCTCCAAGAGCCACGCAGGAGGCATTAATGTG TTCGGAAAAATCAGTATACAGATGTTTGCTTCAATTATGGCTCATGAGCTGGGACATAACCTGGGGATGAACCATGATGATGAAAGGGTCTGTCACTGTGGAGCAAGCAGTTGCATTATGAGCTCTGGAGCATC AGGATCAAGGaacttcagcagctgcagtgcagaagacTTTGAGAAGCTGACCCTCAACAAAGGGGGAAGCTGCCTGCTTAACGTTCCCAGGCCTGATGAAACCTATAGCATCCCCTACTGTGGGAACAAGCTGGTCGACATGGGGGAGGAATGTGACTGTGGGTCACCGAAG GAATGTGAAAATGATCCTTGCTGTGAACCAGGCACATGTCGGCTCCGACCCACTGCTGAATGTGCTTATGGAGACTGCTGTAAAAACTGTCGG ATCCTTCCTGGTGGAACTGAGTGTCGGGCGAGTAACAACGAGTGTGACCTTCCAGAGTACTGCAATGGCACATCCCAGTTCTGCCAGCCTGACTTCACCGTCCAGAATGGCCACCCCTGCCACAATGAGGAAGCATACTGCTACAATGGTGTCTGCCAGTACTATGATGCACAGTGCCAGGATATATTTGGCTCAA aagccAAAGCTGCCCCCAACATTTGTTTTGCTAAAGTGAATTCCAAGGGTGACAGATTTGGCAACTGTGGTTTCCATGGCCATGACTACAAGAAATGTTCCAGCTG GAATGCCATGTGTGGGAAGCTGCAATGTGAAAATGTGGAGACTATGCCTGTGTTTGGAATTAAGCCTGCCATTATCCGGACTCCCAGTGATGGCACCACTTGTTGGGGTGTAGATTTCCAGCTGGGCTCTGATGTCCCTGATCCAGGAATGGTGAATGAAGGCACCAAATGTGATAATGGAAAG GTCTGTAGGCACTTCCAGTGTGTGAGTGCTTCTGTTCTGAACTATGACTGCGATGTGGAAAAGCAGTGTCATGGACATGGG GTGTGCAACAACAACCGGAACTGTCACTGTGAGCCAGGCTGGGCCCCTCCTTTCTGCAATACTAAAGGCTATGGAGGGAGTATTGACAGTGGACCTCCCTACAATG ACAAAGACAACTCATTGAGAAATGGGctgctggtattttttttcctggtccTACCACTCCTTATAGCTGCTGCTTTGGCATTTGCAAGGAGAGACCGACTGAAACGATGGTTTAGAAGGTTAATGTCACGTTGCCACTC GTCACTTCAGTCACCACCTCCTAGAACAGAAGCAGAACCAAGAGATTTCCCTCGCAGAGGCGTTCCACATGGCATGCCTTACCCTTCAAGAGGTGTACCCATG GACATGGAGCCAAATACCTTTCCTGTGCCATCCTACCCCATTAACCAGCATCCCCAGCAGGCGTACCGCCAGTCCTACTACCCATCTCCGCAGTACCAGGCCCTGCAGCCACAGAAGCTGCCTGCAAG GCCGCCTCCTCCCCAGCAGAAATCTGTACCTCAGGGACCTCCTCCATCACAGCAGAAGTGTTTACCTCAGGGACATTACTTTCCTTCTCGACCAGCACCTTTGCCCCCCAAATAG